In the genome of Cupriavidus taiwanensis, one region contains:
- a CDS encoding IclR family transcriptional regulator, with translation MRRTTTIPTPPPDAAHILVPADVPGGNGCADDRNFVTALARGMELLRAFGPQDDYLGNAELSRRTGIPRPTVSRLTYTLATLGYLTYIEATEKYRLGQGAMVLGHRYVGGAGIREIAQPLMQSLAFATDCTVALAMPDRHAMVYLESCQPRGALVIRLAPGARLPMATSAIGRAWLAGLDADHREGALAELARHYGARWPAVRAGVERALRDHERRGFCVAHAEWDRTVSGAAAPLRLAGSSEVLALNIGGAAARLSPEILEANLGPRVRELAQTLQARLWQPGGARATARFASAQPEPGPDPDAAKRA, from the coding sequence ATGAGACGCACCACCACCATTCCCACGCCGCCGCCCGATGCCGCGCACATCCTGGTGCCGGCCGACGTGCCGGGGGGCAATGGCTGTGCCGATGACCGCAATTTCGTCACGGCGCTGGCGCGCGGCATGGAGCTGCTGCGCGCGTTCGGGCCGCAGGACGATTACCTGGGCAACGCGGAGCTGTCGCGGCGCACCGGCATTCCGCGGCCGACGGTGTCGCGGCTGACCTATACGCTGGCCACGCTCGGCTACCTGACTTATATCGAGGCGACGGAAAAGTACCGGCTGGGGCAGGGCGCGATGGTGCTGGGGCACCGCTATGTCGGGGGCGCCGGCATCCGCGAGATCGCGCAGCCGCTGATGCAGTCGCTGGCGTTTGCGACGGATTGCACGGTGGCGCTGGCCATGCCGGACCGCCATGCCATGGTCTACCTGGAAAGCTGCCAGCCGCGCGGCGCGCTGGTGATCCGGCTGGCGCCGGGCGCGCGGCTGCCGATGGCCACCTCGGCGATCGGGCGGGCATGGCTGGCGGGTCTGGATGCGGATCACCGCGAGGGCGCGCTGGCGGAGCTGGCGCGGCACTACGGCGCGCGCTGGCCGGCGGTGCGCGCGGGCGTGGAGCGTGCGCTGCGTGACCATGAGCGGCGCGGCTTCTGCGTCGCGCATGCGGAGTGGGACCGCACCGTCAGCGGCGCGGCCGCGCCGCTGCGGCTGGCGGGCAGCAGCGAGGTGCTGGCGTTGAATATCGGCGGCGCCGCGGCGCGGCTGTCGCCGGAAATCCTGGAAGCCAACCTGGGGCCGCGCGTGCGCGAGCTGGCGCAGACCCTGCAGGCGCGGCTGTGGCAGCCGGGCGGTGCGCGCGCGACCGCGCGCTTTGCCTCGGCGCAGCCAGAACCGGGGCCCGATCCCGACGCGGCGAAGCGGGCCTGA
- a CDS encoding SDR family oxidoreductase — MEVRNKTVVVTGAATGIGRALALAFAQAGARGVAVADLNAAGAAAVAAEVQAVAPACQVFAQPVDVADAAAVQGLADLATQRFGQVDIFCSNAGIILRKGLDASAGDWQRIWEINVMAHIHAAKAVLPQMLERGDGYFVNTVSAAGLLSQIGSAPYAVTKHAAIGFAEWLSITYGERGIKVSCICPQGVQTNMLFGENGQRKGFLQEGSVTAEHVAAVTLEGVADERFLILPHPEVLEYYRRKGQDYDRWLRGMRRLHDKVMQEFGGIAV; from the coding sequence ATGGAAGTACGCAACAAGACCGTCGTGGTGACTGGCGCGGCCACCGGCATCGGCCGCGCGCTGGCGCTGGCCTTTGCGCAGGCCGGCGCGCGCGGCGTGGCCGTGGCTGACCTGAACGCGGCCGGCGCCGCCGCGGTGGCGGCCGAGGTCCAGGCCGTCGCGCCCGCCTGCCAGGTGTTCGCCCAGCCCGTCGACGTCGCCGACGCGGCCGCGGTGCAGGGGCTGGCCGACCTGGCCACGCAGCGCTTCGGCCAGGTCGATATTTTCTGTTCCAACGCCGGCATCATCCTGCGCAAGGGCCTGGACGCCAGCGCCGGCGACTGGCAGCGCATCTGGGAAATCAACGTGATGGCGCACATCCATGCGGCAAAGGCGGTGCTGCCGCAGATGCTGGAGCGCGGCGACGGCTACTTCGTCAACACGGTGTCGGCGGCGGGCTTGCTGTCGCAGATCGGCTCGGCACCGTATGCGGTGACCAAGCATGCCGCCATCGGCTTTGCCGAGTGGCTGTCGATCACCTACGGCGAGCGCGGCATCAAGGTCAGCTGCATCTGCCCGCAGGGGGTGCAGACCAACATGCTGTTCGGCGAGAACGGCCAGCGCAAGGGCTTCCTGCAGGAAGGCTCGGTCACCGCCGAGCATGTCGCCGCGGTGACGCTGGAGGGCGTGGCCGACGAGCGCTTCCTGATCTTGCCGCACCCCGAAGTGCTTGAGTACTATCGGCGCAAGGGCCAGGACTATGACCGCTGGCTGCGCGGCATGCGCCGCCTGCATGACAAGGTGATGCAGGAGTTCGGCGGCATCGCGGTCTGA